Genomic DNA from uncultured Desulfuromusa sp.:
GTTCCCTTGCGGTCAGTCCTGAGTTGACAGCTCTCTCTCTTTTGAGTGCAGGGAGCTCTCATGATGAATTCGGGTGGCCGCTGGGTTACGCATTTGATGCGGCAACTGTTGCTGAAATTGCACGACAGAATGTTCTTGACGCTGTCCTTGTCGTGGTTTTCTCTGGTGAGCAGATTGAAGAAACAAGGCGTTCCCGGACCAAGTTGGAAACATTAACGACCCAGTTCAGTGATGTCAGAGCAACTGCAGCCGTGATTGATCGCAATGGCCAGGTTCTCTGGGAGCTGGTGGGACCGGAGAGTTTTCAGGCTCTGCTGCTTCAGTATGCAGACTTTGACGAAGCGTATTATAATAAAACCGACCTTGTACGCGTTAAAAATATCACTCTGTCCGGAGTGGAAAGAGTTCTGGATGAAACCCCGGATAAGGATGGGGTGACCCCTTTGCCACGCATGTATAAAAACTTATTTGCGGAAATTGCTTCAGGAATCAGCCCCAATTTATTTGATTCTTTGCGTTAAAATTGTTCGACTATTTAAAATAATTTATGCTTCAAGGTTGACATGAGAGGATAAAGCGGGTAAAAGCGACTTTAGTGAAAATATAAAAGCGCCTACCCGCTCTATTTCCTGCTGATGACAGGTTGAAAAATATAATTCCTCAAAATAAATTCTGATAAAAACCATTCATATATAAAGTTGCTACCGGAAAAAGAGTTTTAAGTTAACGAAAATATTATGCCTGCCCCAAATTCAACCGGTATCTAGATGGGTACGATACATATTTCCGTATGGGAATCCAGTTATTTTGATCATTGTTAATTTAAATTGTTGCGTCCATTTCTATACCTGCAGAGGTCAGGACAACTTTCTGCATATGCCCTGGGATAAAGGGCTGGAGAACCTTCTATGAACCTGAAAGACTTGAAAAAGACAAAAATAGCTGAGCTGATTGCCCTGGGTAAAGAGCTCAAACTGGATGAGATTGGTGGTATGCGTCGGCAGGATCTGATCTATTCAATCCTGAAGGCGACCGCTGCTCAGAAAAAAGCTATTTTTGGTGAAGGAGTACTGGAGATTCTGCCCGATGGCTTTGGTTTCCTGCGAGCGCCGGATGCCAACTACTTGCCGGGGCCGGATGATATTTATATCTCCCCCTCCCAGATCAGACGCTTTGCTTTACGTACCGGTGACACTGTTGCCGGACAGATCAGACCGCCAAAAGAAGGGGAGCGTTATTTTGCTCTGCTCAAGGTGGCAGAGGTTAACTTTGAAGATCCGGCAAAAATGCGGGACAAAACCTTTTTTGACAATTTAACTCCATTATTTCCGGATGAGCGGCTGGTTCTGGAAACGACCTCTGAAAATCAGGCGACCCGGGTGATTGATCTGGCAGCTCCGATCGGCAAAGGGCAGAGAGGGATTATTGTTGCACCACCTCGGACGGGTAAAACCGTTCTGCTTCAGAATATCGCCAATGCGATTTCAGTGAACCATCCGGAAGTCTACCTGATTGTTCTTTTGATTGATGAGCGCCCCGAAGAAGTGACCGATATGCTCCGTAACGTCAATGGTGAAGTCATTTCGTCAACCTTTGACGAACCGGCTAATCGTCACGTCCAGGTTGCTGAAATGGTTATTGAGAAGGCGCGTCGTCTGGTGGAGCATAAGCGCGATGTTGTGATTTTACTTGATTCTCTGACCCGCCTTGCTCGTGCTTACAATACAATTGTGCCTTCTAGTGGCAAGATTCTTTCCGGTGGTGTTGATGCCCATGCGTTACATAAGCCTAAGCGTTTCTTTGGAGCGGCCCGAAATATTGAAGAAGGGGGGAGTTTGACGATTATCGCAACCGCCCTGATCGATACAGGCAGCAAGATGGATGAGGTTATTTTTGAGGAATTCAAGGGGACCGGTAACATGGAGCTCCACCTTGATCGACGTTTGGCTGATAAAAGAACTTATCCTGCGATGGATATCAATCGTTCCGGAACCCGGAAAGAAGATTTGTTGCTGGACGCTGCTCAGTTGCAACGTATATGGCTGTTGCGCCGGGTTCTGTCATCAATGAATACGGTTGACAGTATGGAATTTCTGCTGGAAAAGATGGCGGAAACAAAGACAAACGAGGAATTTTTGGATTCGATGAACCAATAAATGGCGTCGCAAGAATGACGATCTGCTATGTGGTAGCATTTTTCAAGATCTTGACATCCGTGTGTATGTCTTCGTCCTTGAAAAACACCGCGCCTTGCAGGGCGCAATTTTTGCTTGGCTACTGTATTTTCAGAAAAGCACGGTTTTAACTGGATGATTTTGCTTGCCCAAAACAGGTGAAAGTGCTATTTAATCAGTTTGTTTGAAATTAATATATAGGTCTGTACATAAGCCAGACCGCTAAGGAGATAATGAAAATGAAAGAAGGTATCCATCCTAAGTATGAAGCCTGTTCCGTCCGCTGTGATTGCGGGAACACTTTTGAAACCAGTTCAACTCTTGGTAAAGAGATTCACACGGAAATCTGTTCTGCGTGCCATCCGTTCTACACGGGTAAACAGAAGCTGATTGATACCGCTGGTCGGATCGAGCGCTTCCGTAAAAAGTACGCCCAGAAATAATCGGGTAGAATTCAATAAAGCGGCCCGATGGGGCCGCTTTTTTTTTGCTCAATATACGAAAGATCCCTATGTTTGCAAATTTGGAAGATGTTGTCGATCGTTTCCGGGAAGTTGAAGGACTCCTTTCGGATCCCGCTGTTATCTCTGACCAGAAGCGTTATCGTGAGCTTGCAAAAGAACATGCTGATTTATCTGAAGTTGTCAGCGTTTACGGGCAATATCGGCAGGTCTGTAGCGATATTGAAGGGAATCGGGAGTTGTTGCAGGACAATGACCCTGAAATGAAAGAGCTTGCCAAGGCCGAGCTTCCCGAGTTGGAAAAGCAGCAAGCTGAGTTGGAAGAGCAATTGCGGCTGTTGTTGATTCCTAAAGATCCGAACGACGAAAAAAATATTATCCTGGAAATTCGTGCTGGAACCGGTGGTGATGAGGCGGCACTGTTTGCTGCTGACCTGTTTCGTATGTACACCCGTTATGCAGACCGCAACCGCTGGAAAGTTGAAATGATGAATACCTCGGAAACTGACGGAGGTGGTTTCAAAGAGGTTGTTGCCCTGATCAGTGGTGAGCGGGTTTACTCAAGGTTGAAGTTTGAGAGTGGGACGCATCGAGTCCAACGGGTTCCGGATACCGAAACCCAGGGGCGCATTCATACCTCTGCCTGTACTGTTGCTGTTCTTCCTGAAGTTGAGGATGTCGACATAGAGATCAACCCCGCCGATCTGCGAATTGATCTCTATCGTGC
This window encodes:
- the rho gene encoding transcription termination factor Rho codes for the protein MNLKDLKKTKIAELIALGKELKLDEIGGMRRQDLIYSILKATAAQKKAIFGEGVLEILPDGFGFLRAPDANYLPGPDDIYISPSQIRRFALRTGDTVAGQIRPPKEGERYFALLKVAEVNFEDPAKMRDKTFFDNLTPLFPDERLVLETTSENQATRVIDLAAPIGKGQRGIIVAPPRTGKTVLLQNIANAISVNHPEVYLIVLLIDERPEEVTDMLRNVNGEVISSTFDEPANRHVQVAEMVIEKARRLVEHKRDVVILLDSLTRLARAYNTIVPSSGKILSGGVDAHALHKPKRFFGAARNIEEGGSLTIIATALIDTGSKMDEVIFEEFKGTGNMELHLDRRLADKRTYPAMDINRSGTRKEDLLLDAAQLQRIWLLRRVLSSMNTVDSMEFLLEKMAETKTNEEFLDSMNQ
- the prfA gene encoding peptide chain release factor 1, which encodes MFANLEDVVDRFREVEGLLSDPAVISDQKRYRELAKEHADLSEVVSVYGQYRQVCSDIEGNRELLQDNDPEMKELAKAELPELEKQQAELEEQLRLLLIPKDPNDEKNIILEIRAGTGGDEAALFAADLFRMYTRYADRNRWKVEMMNTSETDGGGFKEVVALISGERVYSRLKFESGTHRVQRVPDTETQGRIHTSACTVAVLPEVEDVDIEINPADLRIDLYRASGAGGQHVNKTESAVRLTHIPTGVVVSCQDGKSQHKNKAQALKVLKSRIFDQMQAEQQAEMAADRKTQVGSGDRSERIRTYNYPQGRCTDHRIGLTLYKLDAIMQGDVDEIIDALITDQQASQMSQQEG
- the rpmE gene encoding 50S ribosomal protein L31, whose product is MKEGIHPKYEACSVRCDCGNTFETSSTLGKEIHTEICSACHPFYTGKQKLIDTAGRIERFRKKYAQK